One stretch of Streptomyces sp. A2-16 DNA includes these proteins:
- a CDS encoding EamA/RhaT family transporter, with translation MSDESGTQDIPAGSPEGGGPRPEPIRFFGTTWVDHGTGYALRRAGAATGSLVAAVASCLILRFAYEGLQIADTGSFVTVLVIAMFAICSALAFRNTWDGFGKRPDPDRQASLRGLLAIGFVGSLLAYFFRSLTEAPGEKLHRQEYEEALRRHEKRGARRTGNPSKKKRQR, from the coding sequence GTGAGCGACGAATCCGGCACCCAGGACATCCCCGCGGGCTCCCCCGAGGGCGGCGGCCCCCGCCCCGAACCGATCCGCTTCTTCGGCACGACCTGGGTGGACCACGGCACGGGCTACGCCCTCCGCCGCGCCGGCGCGGCCACCGGCTCGCTCGTCGCCGCCGTCGCCTCCTGCCTGATCCTCCGCTTCGCCTACGAAGGTCTCCAGATCGCCGACACCGGCAGCTTCGTGACCGTCCTGGTCATCGCGATGTTCGCGATCTGCAGCGCGCTGGCCTTCCGCAACACCTGGGACGGCTTCGGCAAGCGCCCCGACCCGGACCGCCAGGCCTCCCTCCGCGGCCTCCTGGCCATCGGGTTCGTCGGATCCCTCCTCGCGTACTTCTTCCGCTCCCTCACAGAGGCCCCGGGCGAGAAGCTGCACCGACAGGAGTACGAGGAGGCGCTGCGCCGACACGAGAAGCGGGGCGCCCGCCGGACCGGAAACCCATCCAAGAAGAAGCGCCAACGCTGA
- a CDS encoding ABC transporter ATP-binding protein, which produces MMNKVSGPPDTEDPGAPDKAVHARDLTVVRGPRTVLRGLAFDVPRGQITGLLGPSGCGKSTLMRSIVGTQAKVTGTLDVLGRPAGHPTLRTRIGYVTQAPSVYDDLTVRQNLEYFAAILAPGRAAADRRRSDVTRAIDDVDLTTHADSLAGNLSGGQRSRVSLAVALLGTPELLVLDEPTVGLDPVLRRDLWNLFHDIAARRGATLLISSHVMDEAERCHRLLLMREGEILADDTPETLRTRTHCDTVEEAFLHLVDQAVEASRSKEHTR; this is translated from the coding sequence ATGATGAATAAAGTGTCCGGTCCACCCGACACCGAAGACCCCGGCGCCCCCGACAAGGCCGTCCACGCCCGCGACCTCACCGTCGTCCGAGGCCCCCGCACCGTCCTGCGCGGCCTCGCCTTCGACGTCCCACGCGGCCAGATCACCGGCCTCCTCGGACCCTCGGGCTGCGGCAAATCCACCCTGATGCGCTCGATCGTCGGCACCCAGGCCAAGGTCACCGGCACCCTCGACGTCCTCGGCCGCCCGGCCGGCCACCCCACCCTGCGCACCCGCATCGGCTACGTCACCCAAGCCCCCTCCGTCTACGACGACCTGACCGTCCGCCAGAACCTCGAGTACTTCGCCGCGATCCTCGCCCCCGGCCGCGCCGCCGCCGACCGCCGCCGCTCCGACGTCACCCGCGCCATCGACGACGTCGACCTCACCACCCACGCCGACTCCCTCGCCGGCAACCTCTCCGGCGGCCAGCGCAGCCGCGTCTCCCTGGCCGTCGCCCTCCTCGGCACCCCCGAACTCCTCGTCCTCGACGAACCCACCGTCGGCCTCGACCCCGTCCTGCGCCGCGACCTCTGGAACCTCTTCCACGACATCGCCGCCCGCCGCGGCGCCACCCTCCTCATCTCCTCCCACGTCATGGACGAGGCCGAGCGCTGCCACCGCCTCCTCCTCATGCGCGAGGGCGAGATCCTCGCCGACGACACCCCCGAGACCCTCCGCACCCGCACCCACTGCGACACGGTCGAGGAAGCCTTCCTCCACCTGGTCGACCAGGCCGTCGAGGCAAGCCGCAGCAAGGAGCACACGCGATGA
- a CDS encoding class I SAM-dependent methyltransferase: MTASSHTSRAHSFNAAAAQYAANRPSYPPALFDAIEELAGRSLTGARVADVGAGTGIATALLHARGAEVVAVEPGDGMAAQFRRAHPDLPVVRGDGNDLPLLTGSVDFLTYAQSWHWTDTARAVPEACRALRPGGALALWWNTYALDIPWISGQVGRIAEHFMDYGAHPAVEVNGNGARATLADPSGRLDFAHRVVRWSRRVSVDTHLANIGSHSMFLVAGEDHAGLFLTEERRILLELFPDGNVEETYDVELLVAVNA, from the coding sequence ATGACCGCTTCCTCCCACACCTCCCGGGCCCACTCCTTCAACGCCGCCGCGGCCCAGTACGCCGCCAACCGCCCCTCCTACCCGCCCGCCCTCTTCGACGCGATCGAGGAGCTCGCCGGGCGGAGCCTCACCGGTGCCCGGGTCGCCGACGTCGGGGCCGGCACCGGGATCGCGACCGCGTTGCTGCATGCCCGGGGCGCGGAGGTCGTCGCCGTGGAACCCGGGGACGGGATGGCCGCGCAGTTCCGCCGCGCCCACCCCGACCTCCCGGTCGTCCGGGGCGACGGCAACGACCTCCCCCTCCTCACGGGCTCCGTCGACTTCCTGACCTACGCCCAGTCCTGGCACTGGACCGACACCGCCCGCGCGGTCCCGGAAGCCTGCCGCGCGCTGCGCCCGGGCGGCGCACTCGCCCTGTGGTGGAACACCTACGCCCTCGACATCCCGTGGATCTCCGGCCAGGTCGGCCGGATCGCCGAGCACTTCATGGACTACGGCGCCCACCCGGCCGTCGAGGTGAACGGCAACGGAGCCCGGGCCACTCTGGCCGACCCCAGCGGGCGCCTGGACTTCGCCCACCGGGTGGTCCGCTGGAGCCGCCGCGTGTCCGTCGACACCCACCTCGCCAACATCGGCAGCCACTCGATGTTCCTGGTGGCGGGTGAGGATCACGCGGGTCTCTTCCTCACCGAGGAGCGGCGGATCCTGCTGGAGCTCTTCCCGGACGGAAACGTCGAGGAGACCTACGACGTCGAACTGCTCGTCGCCGTCAACGCCTGA
- a CDS encoding SH3 domain-containing protein, which produces MSVDRIEEVESGESKAVTTAAAATAGVHYYSVAPGYRLNVRRGPGTQYGIVRVLPEGAQVAIFCQTPGTSVVGPYGTSNIWDNIANGEFVSDAYVLTGSDGYVASRCG; this is translated from the coding sequence ATGTCTGTTGACCGCATCGAAGAAGTCGAGAGCGGCGAGAGCAAGGCCGTCACGACGGCGGCTGCCGCGACCGCGGGAGTGCACTACTACTCGGTCGCACCGGGCTACCGCCTCAATGTCCGCCGCGGCCCCGGCACGCAGTACGGCATCGTCCGTGTCCTGCCCGAGGGCGCGCAGGTGGCGATCTTTTGCCAGACGCCGGGGACGTCGGTGGTCGGCCCGTACGGCACCTCGAACATCTGGGACAACATCGCCAACGGCGAGTTCGTCTCGGACGCCTACGTCCTCACCGGCAGCGACGGCTACGTCGCCTCGCGCTGCGGCTGA
- a CDS encoding SH3 domain-containing protein, whose translation MLAGLTGALLMVGAATAEAATLRYYPVAPGYRVNVRSGPGTSYTIIRVLPEGTQVAIFCQTPGTSVVGPYGTSNIWDNIANGQYISDAYVNTGSDGYIADRCS comes from the coding sequence ATGCTCGCGGGCCTCACCGGCGCACTCCTCATGGTGGGCGCCGCCACGGCCGAGGCCGCGACACTGCGGTACTACCCGGTGGCTCCCGGCTACCGGGTGAACGTCCGCAGCGGGCCCGGCACGTCGTACACGATCATTCGTGTCCTGCCCGAGGGCACGCAGGTGGCGATCTTTTGCCAGACGCCGGGGACGTCGGTGGTCGGCCCGTACGGCACCTCGAACATCTGGGACAACATCGCCAACGGTCAGTACATCTCCGACGCGTACGTGAACACCGGCAGCGACGGTTACATAGCCGACCGCTGCTCCTGA
- the trpS gene encoding tryptophan--tRNA ligase, with translation MTRVFSGVKPTGHLTLGNYLGALRQWAAVDQHQAESLFCIVDLHALTVDHDPARVRRLSRQAATLLLASGLDPELCTVFVQSHVDEHARLSYVLECVATDGEMRRMIQYREKAARERTRGGSVRLSLLTYPVLMAADILAYGADEVPVGDDQAQHVELTRDLAVRFNQRYGYTFVVPRATVPKVGARVMNLQEPTSKMGKSDDSGPGIVYLLDEPDVVRKKVMRAVTDSGREVVYDREARPGLANLLEILASCTGGNPSELSGVYESYGALKKDTAEAVVEVLRPVQERHKELCADPGYVEGVLRDGAERARGMARPTVDAAYRAIGLLPAASDTAATNTGVIGSGAVLGAAR, from the coding sequence ATGACGCGGGTCTTCAGCGGGGTCAAGCCGACAGGGCATCTGACGCTGGGGAACTACCTGGGAGCCCTGCGGCAGTGGGCCGCGGTCGACCAGCACCAGGCCGAGTCGCTGTTCTGCATCGTCGACCTGCACGCCCTGACCGTCGACCACGATCCGGCGCGGGTCCGCCGGCTCAGTCGGCAGGCGGCGACGCTGTTGCTCGCGTCGGGGCTGGATCCCGAGTTGTGCACCGTATTCGTACAGAGTCATGTGGACGAACACGCGCGGCTGTCGTACGTGCTGGAGTGCGTGGCCACGGACGGCGAGATGCGGCGCATGATCCAGTACCGGGAGAAGGCCGCTCGGGAGCGGACGCGGGGCGGGAGTGTGCGGCTGTCGCTGCTCACGTATCCCGTGCTGATGGCCGCAGACATCCTCGCCTACGGCGCCGACGAGGTGCCGGTCGGCGACGACCAGGCGCAGCACGTGGAGTTGACCCGGGATCTGGCGGTGCGGTTCAACCAGCGGTACGGCTACACGTTCGTGGTGCCCCGGGCCACCGTGCCGAAGGTGGGCGCGCGGGTCATGAACCTCCAGGAGCCGACCTCGAAGATGGGGAAGTCCGACGACTCCGGGCCGGGCATCGTCTATCTGCTCGACGAGCCGGACGTGGTGCGGAAGAAGGTCATGCGGGCCGTGACCGACAGCGGGCGGGAGGTCGTGTACGACCGGGAGGCGCGGCCGGGGCTGGCGAACCTGCTGGAGATCCTGGCGTCCTGCACGGGTGGGAACCCATCGGAGCTGAGCGGTGTATATGAGTCGTACGGCGCCTTGAAGAAGGACACCGCCGAGGCCGTGGTCGAGGTCTTGAGGCCCGTGCAGGAGAGGCACAAGGAGTTGTGCGCGGATCCTGGCTATGTGGAGGGGGTGCTGCGGGATGGCGCGGAGAGGGCGCGGGGAATGGCGCGGCCGACCGTGGATGCCGCCTATCGCGCGATCGGGCTGCTGCCGGCTGCTTCCGATACGGCGGCCACGAATACCGGCGTGATCGGCAGTGGTGCCGTGCTGGGCGCCGCCCGGTAG
- a CDS encoding ABC transporter permease, giving the protein MTTTTTLTPGLTPAPTSALSLSRTTATAARVLRQLRHDPRTIALMLLVPCVLLLLLRYVFDGSPRTFDGIGASLLGIFPLTTMFLVTSIATLRERTSGTLERLLAMPLGKGDLIAGYALAFGTLAIIQSALATGLAVWFLGLDVIGSPWLLLLVALLDALLGTALGLFVSAFAASEFQAVQFMPAVIFPQLLLCGLFTPRDNMHPVLEAISDVLPMSYAVDGMNEVLRHTDMTATFVRDALIVAGCALLVLGLGAATLRRRTA; this is encoded by the coding sequence ATGACCACGACCACCACGCTCACGCCGGGTCTCACGCCCGCTCCCACCAGTGCCCTCAGCCTCTCCCGCACCACCGCCACCGCGGCCCGGGTCCTGCGCCAGCTCCGCCACGACCCGCGCACCATCGCGCTGATGCTCCTGGTCCCGTGCGTGCTGCTGCTCCTGCTGCGTTACGTCTTCGACGGCAGCCCGCGCACCTTCGACGGCATCGGCGCCTCCCTCCTCGGGATCTTCCCGCTGACCACGATGTTCCTGGTCACCTCCATCGCCACCCTGCGCGAACGCACCTCCGGCACCCTCGAACGCCTCCTCGCCATGCCCCTCGGCAAAGGCGACCTCATCGCCGGCTACGCCCTCGCCTTCGGCACCCTCGCGATCATCCAGTCCGCCCTCGCCACCGGCCTCGCCGTCTGGTTCCTCGGCCTCGATGTCATCGGCAGCCCCTGGCTCCTGCTGCTGGTCGCCCTGCTCGACGCCCTGCTCGGCACCGCCCTCGGCCTGTTCGTCTCGGCCTTCGCCGCCTCCGAATTCCAGGCCGTCCAGTTCATGCCGGCCGTGATCTTCCCCCAACTCCTCCTCTGCGGCCTCTTCACCCCCCGCGACAACATGCACCCCGTCCTGGAGGCCATCTCCGACGTCCTCCCCATGTCCTACGCCGTCGACGGCATGAACGAAGTCCTCAGGCACACGGACATGACCGCGACCTTCGTACGCGACGCGCTGATCGTGGCCGGCTGCGCACTGCTGGTCCTGGGACTGGGAGCGGCCACGCTGAGGCGCAGGACCGCATAG
- the proC gene encoding pyrroline-5-carboxylate reductase — MSQKVAVLGTGKIGEALLSGMIRAGWAPADLLVTARRPERAEELRTRYGVTPVTNPEAAKTADTLILTVKPQDMGALLDELAPHVPADRLVISGAAGIPTSFFEERLATGTPVVRVMTNTPALVDEAMSVISAGTHATADHLAHTEEIFGAVGKTLRVPESQQDACTALSGSGPAYFFYLVEAMTDAGILLGLPRDKAHDLIVQSAIGAATMLRDSGEHPVKLRENVTSPAGTTINAIRELENHGVRAALIAALEAARDRSRALASGKKD, encoded by the coding sequence ATGAGTCAGAAAGTCGCAGTCCTCGGCACCGGCAAGATCGGCGAAGCCCTGCTCAGCGGAATGATCCGCGCCGGCTGGGCCCCGGCCGACCTCCTGGTCACCGCCCGCCGCCCCGAGCGAGCCGAGGAACTCCGCACCCGCTACGGAGTCACCCCGGTCACCAACCCGGAAGCCGCCAAGACCGCCGACACCCTGATCCTCACGGTCAAACCGCAGGACATGGGCGCCCTCCTCGACGAACTCGCCCCGCACGTCCCCGCAGACCGCCTCGTCATCAGCGGCGCCGCCGGTATCCCCACCTCCTTCTTCGAGGAGCGCCTCGCCACCGGCACTCCTGTCGTGCGCGTCATGACCAACACGCCCGCCCTGGTCGACGAGGCCATGTCCGTCATCTCCGCCGGCACCCACGCCACCGCCGACCACCTCGCCCACACCGAGGAGATCTTCGGCGCCGTCGGCAAGACACTCCGCGTCCCCGAGTCCCAGCAGGACGCCTGCACCGCCCTCTCCGGCTCCGGACCGGCGTACTTCTTCTACCTGGTCGAAGCCATGACGGACGCGGGCATCCTGCTCGGCCTGCCCCGCGACAAGGCCCACGACCTGATCGTCCAGTCCGCGATCGGCGCCGCCACGATGCTCCGCGACAGCGGCGAACACCCGGTGAAGCTCCGCGAGAACGTCACGTCCCCCGCGGGCACGACCATCAACGCCATCCGCGAACTCGAGAACCACGGCGTACGAGCCGCCCTCATCGCCGCTCTCGAAGCCGCCCGCGACCGCAGCCGCGCACTGGCCTCGGGCAAGAAGGACTGA
- a CDS encoding SulP family inorganic anion transporter, with the protein MRCRVGKADLFASLVVFLVALPLCVGIAVASGVPAELGLVTGIVGGLVAGLLPGSSLQVSGPAAGLTVLVHEAVRHYGVEALGVLVLGAGLLQLGLGALRLGRWFRAVSMAVVQGMLAGIGLVLVATQVYALGDAAAPASGLGKLGGLVALPGRADPVALSVGAATLAVLLLWPRWRRGARLVPAPLVAVALASVVTGVFGLEVRRVEVQGLVDAVRLPQAADFGRLTEVGVIGTVVAFALIASAESLFSAAAVDRLHAGRRTDYDRELMAQGAGNAVCGVLGALPMTAVIVRSAANVQAGARTKASRVLHGVWLLVFTVVLPGMLGLIPVAALAALLVHAGCRLVPVREVRKLWRGHRGEVVVLGVTAVAIVVGNLFEGVLVGLALAVAKTAWDISHVHVEIEDRGEAGIVVRVLGHATFLRLPKLLDELEVLPRDRKVRLELGGLRHVDHACATALEGWAVARGQALTATSSSTS; encoded by the coding sequence ATGCGCTGTCGCGTAGGCAAGGCCGATCTGTTCGCTTCTCTCGTCGTGTTTCTCGTGGCGCTGCCCCTGTGCGTGGGCATCGCCGTCGCCTCCGGTGTGCCCGCCGAGCTGGGACTCGTCACCGGCATCGTCGGCGGGCTGGTCGCCGGCCTGCTGCCCGGCAGCAGCCTTCAGGTGAGCGGGCCGGCCGCCGGGCTGACCGTGCTGGTCCACGAGGCTGTGCGGCACTACGGCGTCGAGGCGCTCGGAGTGCTGGTGCTCGGGGCCGGTCTGCTGCAGTTGGGGCTCGGGGCGCTGCGCCTCGGGCGGTGGTTCCGGGCCGTGTCCATGGCGGTCGTCCAGGGGATGCTCGCCGGGATCGGGCTCGTGCTGGTGGCCACGCAGGTGTACGCGCTGGGTGACGCGGCGGCGCCGGCGAGCGGGCTCGGGAAGCTCGGCGGGCTGGTGGCACTGCCCGGGCGGGCGGATCCGGTGGCGTTGTCAGTGGGGGCTGCCACTCTTGCCGTACTGCTGCTGTGGCCTCGATGGCGGCGGGGAGCTCGGCTGGTGCCCGCGCCGTTGGTGGCGGTGGCGCTGGCCTCGGTGGTGACCGGGGTGTTCGGCCTGGAGGTGCGGCGGGTCGAGGTGCAGGGGCTGGTGGATGCCGTACGGCTGCCGCAGGCGGCGGACTTCGGGCGGCTGACGGAAGTGGGGGTGATCGGGACTGTCGTGGCCTTCGCGCTGATCGCGTCGGCGGAGTCGCTGTTCAGCGCGGCGGCGGTGGACCGGCTGCATGCGGGTCGGCGTACGGACTACGACCGGGAGCTGATGGCGCAGGGGGCGGGAAACGCGGTGTGCGGGGTGCTGGGGGCCCTGCCCATGACGGCCGTGATCGTGCGCAGTGCCGCCAACGTCCAGGCGGGTGCGCGGACCAAGGCCTCGCGGGTGCTGCACGGGGTGTGGCTGCTGGTCTTCACCGTGGTGCTGCCCGGCATGCTCGGGCTGATCCCGGTGGCGGCGCTGGCCGCGCTGCTGGTGCACGCCGGGTGCAGGCTCGTGCCCGTGCGGGAGGTGCGCAAGCTGTGGCGGGGGCATCGGGGCGAGGTAGTGGTCCTCGGGGTGACGGCGGTGGCGATCGTCGTCGGGAACCTCTTCGAGGGCGTGCTGGTGGGGCTGGCACTGGCCGTGGCCAAGACGGCGTGGGACATCAGCCATGTGCATGTGGAGATCGAGGACCGGGGGGAGGCGGGGATCGTCGTACGGGTGCTGGGGCATGCCACGTTCCTGCGGCTGCCGAAGCTGCTGGACGAGTTGGAGGTGCTGCCGCGGGACCGGAAGGTGCGGCTGGAGCTGGGCGGGCTCCGGCATGTGGACCACGCGTGCGCGACGGCCCTTGAGGGGTGGGCCGTCGCGCGAGGTCAGGCGTTGACGGCGACGAGCAGTTCGACGTCGTAG